A window of Bacillus toyonensis BCT-7112 genomic DNA:
TGCTCTTCTGTAAAAGCCTCTGCATTATTTTCTTTTATCATGATAGAAGAAGCACTTCTTCTTATTTTAAAATGTTTTTCTAACTGTTCTATTGTCGTCATATTCTTCCCTCATCTATGTCATACTCGAATTTCTAATGGTTCTCCTTGCATGAGCAGGATTGTCCTTGAATATATAGAATACTAGAAAAGATCGCATCTTTAAAGTGCGGAGGAGGTTCTCCATTGGATATTACAGCATTGCAACAACAGTTAGAGCTTATACAACAAAATGACTATACGCAACTGCATCATATAAATGTAAATGAGTTAACTTTGAACATGCTTCAGTACATCGGAACGACTGATAGTTACGTTCGTTACCAACTTATATATAAATGTTTTGCGCATTTCATTCATCATGAATTCCTTATGGACGATCAGCTGAAATTACTGTTGCAAACATGTTTAAGTGATGAGTATTTATATTGTGACATTTACTCCCCACATACAGATGGGGTTTTCACACGTTCTTACACTGTTTCTTTAATTGCGTTAATACTTCAATTCGCTAACTCTCACTACTTTTTTACAGAAGAGGATATTGAAGAGATAAAAAATAAACTTATTACATATACAAACTTAGAAATGGACTTTCGAGGATATATCGAAAATAAAGGATGGGCTCATTGTATCGCCCACGTATCTGATGCTTTCACTGAAATTGTTCATAATTCACATACGACTTTTGAGTGGTATGAAGAGCTCATTCATTGTTTATTAAATAAAATCTTCATTCCATCTGATATTTTTCATAATAACGAAGATGAGCGTATTGTTACGCCATTAATATCCATGCTGTATCATGACTTCCAGCAAGATGAGTTAATTTCAATTATTTATAAAAAAATAAAAAGGCTTCCTCAAATTAGAAAACGCCTTTCGCTTAATGAGTATTGTATTTTATGTGCCAACATTAAAACCTTTTTACGTACATTATTTTTTAGAACAAAAGATGATCATAACTTAGCCTATACAGCACGTAAAACAGAAAAAATGTTAAAAGAACTTCCAAACTATTATTAAATACAAGGAGAAAAATTATGGGTTATATTGAAGACGTAAGAAATCTAGTAGGAAATCATCCACTTATATTAATAGGCTCACACGCCATTATATTAAATGAGAAAAATGAAGTATTACTACAGCTCCGAACAGACTTTAACCGTTGGGGTATTATTGGTGGTGCCTTAGAATATAACGAGACGTTAGAAGATGCTTTAAAACGAGAAGTATTTGAAGAAACTGGGCTTATCATTAAAAATCCAGAACTGTTCCG
This region includes:
- a CDS encoding NUDIX hydrolase — its product is MGYIEDVRNLVGNHPLILIGSHAIILNEKNEVLLQLRTDFNRWGIIGGALEYNETLEDALKREVFEETGLIIKNPELFRTYSGPDFFQIYPNGDQVHGVLVIYICREFHGELICDQAESKELRFFPLDRLPITLHPVIERIIKEFQHSN
- a CDS encoding DUF2785 domain-containing protein produces the protein MDITALQQQLELIQQNDYTQLHHINVNELTLNMLQYIGTTDSYVRYQLIYKCFAHFIHHEFLMDDQLKLLLQTCLSDEYLYCDIYSPHTDGVFTRSYTVSLIALILQFANSHYFFTEEDIEEIKNKLITYTNLEMDFRGYIENKGWAHCIAHVSDAFTEIVHNSHTTFEWYEELIHCLLNKIFIPSDIFHNNEDERIVTPLISMLYHDFQQDELISIIYKKIKRLPQIRKRLSLNEYCILCANIKTFLRTLFFRTKDDHNLAYTARKTEKMLKELPNYY